In Lonchura striata isolate bLonStr1 chromosome 2, bLonStr1.mat, whole genome shotgun sequence, a single genomic region encodes these proteins:
- the RDX gene encoding radixin, which translates to MPKPINVRVTTMDAELEFAIQPNTTGKQLFDQVVKTVGLREVWFFGLQYVDSKGYSTWLKLNKKVTQQDVRKENPLQFKFRAKFFPEDVSEELIQEITQRLFFLQVKESILNDEIYCPPETAVLLASYAVQSKYGDYSKEIHKLGYLANDRLLPQRVLEQHKLTKEQWEERIQNWHEEHRGMLREDSMMEYLKIAQDLEMYGVNYFEIKNKKGTELWLGVDALGLNIYEHDDKLTPKIGFPWSEIRNISFNDKKFVIKPIDKKAPDFVFYAPRLRINKRILALCMGNHELYMRRRKPDTIEVQQMKAQAREEKHQKQLERAQLENEKKKREIAEKEKERIEREKEELMERLRQIEEQTMKAQKELEEQTRRALELDQERKRAKEEAERLEKERRAAEVAKAALAKQAADQMKNQEQLAAEIAEFTAKIALLEEAKKKKEEEASEWQHKAFAAQEDLEKTKEELKSVMSAPPPPPPPPVIPPTENEHDEHDENNAEASAELSSDGVMNHRSEEERVTETQKNERVKKQLQALSSELAQARDETKKTQNDVLHAENVKAGRDKYKTLRQIRQGNTKQRIDEFEAM; encoded by the exons GTGGTGAAAACTGTTGGTCTTCGTGAAGTCTGGTTTTTTGGACTGCAGTATGTGGACAGCAAAGGCTACTCAACTTGGCTGAAGCTAAATAAAAAG GTAACACAGCAAGATGTACGGAAAGAAAATCCTTTGCAGTTTAAGTTCAGGGCCAAGTTTTTTCCAGAGGATGTATCTGAAGAATTAATTCAGGAAATAACTCAGAGACTTTTCTTTCTGCAAGTCAAAGAGTCGATCTTAAATGATGAAATATATTGCCCACCAGAAACTGCAGTTCTTCTGGCTTCTTATGCTGTCCAATCCAAGTATGGAGATTACAGTAAGGAGATCCATAAACTGGGCTACCTAGCCAATGACAGGCTTCTCCCCCAGCG CGTGTTAGAACAGCACAAACTGACAAAAGAACAGTGGGAAGAAAGAATACAGAACTGGCATGAAGAGCACAGGGGAATGTTAAG GGAAGATTCTATGATGGAATACCTTAAGATAGCACAAGACTTGGAAATGTATGGAGTCAactattttgaaataaagaataaaaaaggaacTGAATTGTGGCTAGGAGTTGATGCTTTGGGTCTGAATATTTATGAGCACGATGATAA GCTGACACCCAAGATTGGTTTTCCTTGGAGTGAAATAAGAAACATCTCTTTTAATGACAAAAAATTTGTCATAAAGCCGATTGACAAAAAGGCCCCT gattttgttttttatgcACCCCGTCTGAGAATTAACAAGCGAATTTTGGCACTGTGTATGGGAAATCATGAATTGTACATGAGGCGGAGGAAACCTGATACAATTGAAGTGCAACAGATGAAGGCCCAAGCTAGAGAAGAGAAACATCAGAAACAATTGGAAAG agcacaattagaaaatgagaagaaaaaaagggagatagcagaaaaggaaaaggaaagaatagAGCGTGAAAAGGAGGAATTAATGGAGCGCTTGAGACAaattgaggagcaaacaatgaAAGCTCAGAAAG AGCTAGAGGAGCAGACTCGGAGAGCTCTAGAACTGGATCAAGAACGGAAGCGTGCAAAAGAGGAAGCAGAACGCCTGGAAAAAGAGCGTCGAGCAGCTGAAGTAGCCAAAGCTGCTCTAGCCAAGCAGGCAGCTGATCAAATGAAGAACCAGGAGCAGCTA gcAGCAGAAATTGCTGAATTCACAGCCAAGATTGCACTTCTAGAGGAggccaagaaaaagaaagaagaggaagcTTCAGAATGGCAGCACAAA GCTTTTGCAGCCCAAGAGGACTTGGAAAAGACCAAAGAAGAACTGAAATCTGTAATgtctgctcctcctccacccccacccccaccagTTATTCCTCCAACAGAGAATGAACACGATGAACATGATGAGAACAATGCTGAAGCCAGTGCAGAACTGTCTTCTGATGGTGTCATGAATCACAGGAGTGAGGAAGAACGGgtaacagaaacacagaaaaatgaacGTGTTAAGAAACAGCTCCAG GCGTTAAGTTCAGAGTTGGCTCAAGCCAGAGATGAAaccaagaaaacacaaaacGATGTCCTTCATGCTGAGAATGTTAAAGCAGGCCGCGATAAGTACAAGACTCTCCGGCAAATCCGACAAGGCAATACAAAGCAGCGTATTGATGAGTTTGAAGCAATGTGA